In one Bradyrhizobium cosmicum genomic region, the following are encoded:
- a CDS encoding DUF6719 family protein: protein MSLRRTAFFSLLISSVLASTAHAATVGRAEDIADLKLGQRVLVDDGTCPAGQVKEVRGAKMTEKGVARTSTCVPRYGPKSK, encoded by the coding sequence ATGTCACTCCGCCGTACAGCCTTCTTCTCGCTCCTGATCTCCAGCGTGCTGGCCTCGACGGCGCATGCAGCCACGGTCGGGCGCGCGGAGGACATCGCCGATCTCAAGCTCGGTCAGCGTGTGCTGGTGGATGACGGAACCTGTCCGGCCGGACAGGTCAAGGAAGTGCGCGGCGCCAAGATGACAGAGAAGGGCGTGGCGCGAACCAGCACCTGCGTGCCGCGGTACGGTCCGAAGTCGAAGTGA
- a CDS encoding CreA family protein: MSFRFPDLSGIRLKGLALFLLAMAAPVASASAADEPDLIFRRSTVFKWMSPNDKLATYGLDDPEVEGVACHFTVPEKGGFKGWLGLAEEVSDISLACRQTGPIKFKNKMEQGDDMFRQRRSLFFKKMQIVRGCDAKRNVLVYMVYSDRLIEGSPKNSTSTVPIMPWGPADANVQKCAEFFTQ; encoded by the coding sequence ATGTCATTTCGTTTCCCCGATCTTTCCGGCATCCGCTTGAAAGGCCTCGCTTTATTCCTCCTGGCCATGGCCGCGCCGGTGGCTTCGGCATCGGCCGCCGACGAGCCGGATCTGATCTTCCGCCGCTCGACTGTGTTCAAATGGATGAGCCCGAACGACAAGCTTGCGACCTATGGCCTTGACGATCCCGAGGTCGAGGGCGTCGCCTGCCATTTCACGGTTCCGGAGAAGGGCGGCTTCAAGGGCTGGCTCGGCCTTGCCGAGGAGGTCTCGGACATCTCGCTCGCCTGCCGTCAGACCGGGCCGATCAAGTTCAAGAACAAGATGGAGCAGGGCGACGACATGTTCCGCCAGCGCCGTTCGCTGTTCTTCAAGAAGATGCAGATCGTGCGCGGCTGCGACGCCAAGCGCAACGTGCTGGTCTACATGGTCTATTCGGACCGGCTGATCGAGGGCTCGCCGAAGAACTCGACCTCGACCGTGCCGATCATGCCGTGGGGACCGGCTGACGCCAACGTCCAGAAGTGCGCCGAGTTCTTCACTCAGTAG
- a CDS encoding L,D-transpeptidase family protein, whose translation MNSVNVSRFAAKPARLWQVAILTAAGAIGTASQADAAFYYWTDYSDGSYASRQDRHPDIPRQKPQKRGAAGKKDVVAEKEVGAKPQGPLVVVVSIERQKVTVYDSNGVFAESPVSTGMKGHSTPMGVFSIIQKHKFHHSNIYSGAPMPYMQRITWSGVAMHAGVLPGYPASHGCIRMPMAFAVKMWNWTRMGARVIVTPGQMSPQNFSHPLLASVRVAPQPAASLDPQTNVGDKADKGAAQTRTAEAKPVETKTASADSVLELRSSVGHTVMSDATTGNAAAREQAAAPADKAEAPAVSDTRSAEASKPSEDAKPIEAAEAPKESLKASTPPGDKPADKVEASKTEPADTAKKPDPAVTAAVPSSDVKKDETRVADPVPAAKPEAPRRAGQIAVFISRKDSKLYVRQNFAPLFEVPVTIAASDRPLGTHVFTAEVDKTDTNALHWSVVSLPVSVRAAAREDDGRITRRKGGAAVIPVAAKPVVTPDSPAEALDRVSVPADAMAKVNEMLTTGGSIIISDQGINQGETGEGTDFIVRLY comes from the coding sequence ATGAATAGCGTGAACGTGTCCCGTTTTGCTGCCAAGCCAGCGCGGCTGTGGCAGGTCGCCATTCTGACGGCGGCAGGTGCGATCGGTACGGCAAGCCAGGCAGACGCTGCATTTTATTACTGGACGGATTATTCCGACGGGTCTTACGCCTCCCGGCAGGATCGGCATCCCGACATCCCGCGCCAGAAGCCGCAGAAGCGTGGCGCGGCGGGCAAGAAGGATGTCGTCGCCGAGAAGGAAGTCGGCGCCAAGCCGCAGGGCCCGCTCGTCGTCGTCGTCTCGATCGAGCGGCAGAAGGTGACCGTCTACGATTCCAACGGCGTGTTCGCGGAATCTCCGGTGTCGACAGGCATGAAGGGCCATTCGACGCCGATGGGTGTGTTCAGCATCATTCAGAAGCACAAATTCCACCATTCCAACATCTATAGCGGCGCGCCGATGCCGTACATGCAGCGGATCACCTGGTCCGGCGTCGCGATGCATGCAGGCGTGCTGCCGGGCTATCCGGCCTCGCATGGCTGTATCCGCATGCCGATGGCGTTCGCCGTGAAGATGTGGAACTGGACCAGGATGGGCGCGCGCGTGATCGTCACGCCCGGCCAGATGTCGCCGCAGAACTTCTCGCATCCCCTGCTCGCTTCGGTGCGCGTGGCGCCACAACCCGCAGCCAGCCTCGATCCGCAGACCAACGTCGGCGACAAGGCCGACAAGGGCGCGGCACAGACCAGGACCGCTGAAGCCAAGCCGGTCGAGACGAAGACCGCAAGCGCGGACAGCGTGCTCGAACTGCGCTCGTCGGTCGGCCACACCGTGATGTCGGATGCGACCACCGGCAACGCGGCGGCGCGCGAGCAAGCTGCCGCACCGGCCGACAAGGCCGAAGCGCCGGCGGTGTCCGACACCAGGAGCGCGGAGGCATCCAAGCCGTCCGAAGACGCAAAGCCCATCGAGGCTGCGGAAGCGCCCAAGGAATCTCTCAAGGCCTCGACGCCCCCCGGTGACAAGCCGGCCGACAAGGTCGAGGCGTCCAAGACCGAACCGGCCGACACCGCGAAGAAGCCCGACCCTGCCGTAACGGCTGCGGTGCCTTCGTCCGATGTGAAGAAGGACGAGACGCGCGTCGCCGATCCCGTGCCTGCCGCAAAGCCGGAAGCGCCCAGGCGTGCCGGCCAGATCGCCGTCTTCATCAGCCGCAAGGATTCCAAGCTTTACGTGCGGCAGAATTTCGCGCCGCTGTTCGAGGTGCCCGTCACGATTGCCGCGAGCGACCGGCCGCTCGGCACGCATGTCTTCACCGCCGAAGTGGACAAGACCGACACCAATGCGCTGCATTGGTCGGTGGTGTCGCTGCCGGTCTCCGTCCGCGCCGCCGCGCGCGAAGACGACGGCCGCATCACACGCCGCAAGGGCGGCGCCGCCGTGATCCCCGTTGCCGCCAAGCCCGTGGTGACGCCGGACAGCCCGGCCGAGGCACTCGATCGAGTCTCGGTCCCGGCCGACGCCATGGCGAAGGTCAACGAGATGCTGACCACGGGCGGCTCGATCATCATCTCCGACCAGGGCATCAACCAGGGCGAGACCGGCGAAGGCACCGACTTCATCGTCCGCCTGTACTAA
- a CDS encoding glutathione peroxidase, whose translation MMNRRTMLTGLLATSASATRALADGGMSRIPAYAFSFPALSGDDIRLAAFTGKPLLVVNTASLCGYTPQYAGLQEIWSQFRERGLTVIGVPSNDFGGQEPGGTSEITETAHHQYGVTFPIAAKAVVVGAKAHPFYKWAAEARPRDVPRWNFHKYLIGRDGYIAEVFPSAVEPADTRVKTAIARALADS comes from the coding sequence ATGATGAACCGCAGGACGATGCTCACCGGGCTTCTGGCGACGTCTGCATCCGCGACGCGTGCGCTGGCCGACGGCGGCATGAGCCGGATCCCGGCCTACGCCTTCTCCTTCCCGGCTTTGTCGGGCGATGACATCCGCCTTGCCGCTTTCACCGGCAAACCGCTGCTCGTGGTCAACACCGCATCGCTCTGTGGCTACACCCCGCAATATGCCGGCCTGCAGGAAATCTGGAGCCAGTTTCGCGAGCGCGGGCTGACCGTGATCGGCGTGCCATCCAACGATTTCGGCGGACAGGAGCCCGGCGGCACCAGCGAGATCACGGAGACCGCGCACCACCAATACGGCGTTACCTTCCCGATTGCGGCCAAGGCCGTGGTGGTCGGTGCGAAGGCCCATCCGTTCTACAAATGGGCCGCCGAGGCACGGCCCCGCGACGTTCCGCGCTGGAACTTCCACAAATACCTAATCGGCCGGGACGGCTATATCGCCGAGGTGTTTCCTTCCGCGGTCGAACCGGCGGACACGCGCGTCAAGACCGCGATCGCCAGGGCGCTCGCCGACAGTTGA
- a CDS encoding polysaccharide deacetylase family protein codes for MRVAAGLILASAISVALTGAAWSQTPAAKPAATQAAPAAPATAPAPAAVAAAPAQSAFPPPPKQAPQPARAACNTPGALGVARTVEIDTTGGPGFGFEHFKELDFLRDKEVVLTFDDGPWPRNTPAVLKALADECTTGIFFSIGKHATYEPEILKQVYAAGHTVGTHTWSHANLNNKKLTEAQRKDEIEKGLSAVKWALGGISPSPFFRFPALQHPPEMVTYLGNRNTAIFSCDIDSFDFKASKPEKVVETVMKKLDTKGKGIILMHDFQKHTAEALPELLKRLKAGGYKVVAMRAKFPASSLPEYDQELLKDIKLPTVSSRPVNSVVTTVSE; via the coding sequence ATGCGTGTGGCGGCAGGACTGATTTTGGCGAGTGCGATTTCCGTGGCGCTGACGGGCGCAGCGTGGTCGCAGACCCCGGCCGCGAAGCCCGCCGCTACACAAGCGGCACCGGCTGCACCCGCGACAGCACCCGCCCCTGCAGCGGTCGCCGCCGCGCCAGCACAGTCGGCCTTCCCGCCCCCGCCGAAACAGGCGCCCCAGCCGGCGCGCGCGGCCTGCAATACGCCGGGAGCGCTCGGTGTCGCCCGCACTGTCGAGATCGACACCACCGGCGGTCCGGGCTTCGGCTTCGAGCATTTCAAGGAGCTCGACTTCCTGCGCGACAAGGAGGTGGTGCTGACCTTCGACGACGGCCCCTGGCCGCGTAACACGCCGGCCGTGCTGAAGGCGCTCGCCGACGAATGCACCACCGGCATCTTCTTCTCGATCGGCAAGCATGCCACCTACGAGCCGGAGATCCTGAAGCAGGTCTACGCGGCCGGCCATACCGTGGGCACCCACACCTGGTCGCACGCCAACCTCAACAACAAGAAGCTCACAGAAGCGCAGCGCAAGGACGAGATCGAGAAGGGCCTGTCCGCGGTGAAGTGGGCGCTCGGCGGCATTTCGCCCTCGCCGTTCTTCCGCTTCCCGGCGCTCCAGCATCCGCCGGAGATGGTCACCTATCTCGGCAACCGCAACACGGCGATCTTCTCCTGCGACATCGACTCCTTCGACTTCAAGGCGTCCAAGCCCGAGAAGGTGGTCGAGACCGTGATGAAGAAGCTCGACACCAAGGGCAAAGGCATCATCCTGATGCACGACTTCCAGAAGCACACCGCCGAAGCCCTGCCCGAGCTGCTCAAGCGCCTGAAGGCCGGCGGCTACAAGGTGGTGGCGATGCGCGCCAAATTCCCGGCGTCGTCGCTGCCGGAGTACGACCAGGAGCTGCTCAAGGACATCAAGCTGCCGACGGTCAGCAGCAGGCCGGTCAACAGTGTCGTGACGACGGTCTCCGAATAG
- a CDS encoding dihydrofolate reductase, with protein sequence MPFRIEGYVIVSADGMLADAGHVMPDSLKFEGDKRFFEQALDRAALIVHGRHSHEQQPNSPKRKRLILTRKIKALTVDPEMPNATLWNPDHASFEQACAFADVASGTVAIIGGPVVFDMFMDRYDTFWLSEAPRVRLPGGDGCFVGVPERTPHEVLASHGMNPGAPYVLDAVHDVTVTPWRPARGSR encoded by the coding sequence TTGCCCTTCCGCATCGAAGGCTACGTCATCGTCTCCGCGGACGGCATGCTCGCCGACGCCGGTCACGTCATGCCCGACAGCCTGAAGTTCGAAGGCGACAAGCGCTTCTTCGAGCAGGCGCTCGATCGCGCCGCGCTGATCGTGCACGGCCGGCACTCGCACGAGCAGCAGCCGAACTCACCAAAGCGCAAGCGGCTGATCCTGACCCGCAAGATCAAGGCGCTCACCGTCGATCCTGAAATGCCGAACGCGACGCTGTGGAATCCGGACCATGCGAGCTTCGAGCAGGCCTGCGCCTTCGCCGACGTCGCGTCCGGAACGGTCGCGATCATCGGCGGCCCCGTCGTGTTCGACATGTTCATGGACCGCTACGACACGTTCTGGCTGTCGGAAGCTCCGCGCGTGCGGCTGCCCGGCGGCGACGGCTGCTTCGTCGGCGTGCCGGAACGAACGCCACACGAGGTGCTGGCCTCGCATGGGATGAACCCGGGCGCGCCCTATGTGCTCGACGCCGTCCACGACGTGACCGTCACGCCGTGGCGGCCGGCGCGAGGCTCCCGCTAA
- a CDS encoding autotransporter domain-containing protein, whose amino-acid sequence MTASLATSALVTAALVGTGAPADAIDATWLTAPGSGIYATGSNWSGGSVPDGTASFGASTITNLSILTIQSVGGWTFNADAGNYVVTVDGETSLRFLGAGIVVNSGSVVLDINVSGVRFGNDSTAGPATINVNGGMLSFTQNATAGSATINSDGEISFRNNSTAGNATIVNSGSGIIYFEDMSSGGTARFVNNAEIDVSDRTVPSITMGSIEGSGTIYLGSTNLEVGGNNLSTTYAGVLRDGGSGEGDGGSLTKVGTGTLVLTGASTYTGATLVAGGVLDVEGSLNGTSAVTVQTGTVLMGAGRIGTSTVSIDSGGTLAPGNGSAGTVLTIAGSLAFASGAFYLVQVNPSVAASTTVTGMADLGGATVQAVFAPGSYVAKTYTILSAAGGVSGTFASSIVNTGLPSNVHNSLSYDSNNVYLNLALDFGIAPNLNINQRNVGNGLTNSFNRNGGIPGVYAALSAGGLTLASGELATRVQQTTFEAMGQFVGLLAASGVVGAPDCAAPEPRRKPRPCPAPARWNVWASGFGGAQDSNGHAGLGSHDATSRVFGTAVGADYRLSANTLAGFALAGGGTNFSVTGLGSGRSDLFQAGAYLRHVDGPAYLSTALAYGWQAVTTDRIVTIAGADRLRAGFNANAWSGRVEGGYRFAPPWMNTGITPYAAGQFTTIALPAYAESVLSGSGAFALSYDAKSVTDPRTELGIRTDRVLGLSDGGLTLRGRLAWGHDFNPNRTIAATFRALPDASFVVKGAAQAPDSALLTAAIERTWKTGWSALAAFEGELSNVTRSYTGKGVVRYAW is encoded by the coding sequence TTGACCGCCTCGCTCGCCACCTCGGCTCTGGTGACGGCGGCACTCGTCGGGACCGGGGCTCCTGCGGACGCGATCGATGCGACCTGGCTCACGGCTCCCGGCTCGGGCATCTACGCGACGGGATCGAACTGGAGCGGCGGCAGCGTTCCGGACGGCACCGCGTCGTTCGGAGCCTCCACCATTACGAACCTGAGCATCCTAACCATCCAATCGGTCGGCGGATGGACCTTCAACGCCGACGCAGGAAACTACGTCGTCACCGTCGACGGTGAGACGTCGTTGCGATTCCTCGGAGCCGGCATCGTCGTCAATAGCGGCAGCGTCGTCCTCGACATCAACGTCAGCGGTGTCAGGTTCGGAAACGACAGCACCGCCGGCCCCGCGACGATCAACGTCAATGGCGGGATGCTCTCCTTCACCCAGAACGCGACGGCAGGAAGCGCCACGATCAACAGCGACGGTGAGATCAGTTTCAGGAACAACAGCACGGCCGGCAACGCCACGATCGTCAACTCCGGCTCGGGCATCATCTATTTCGAGGACATGAGCAGCGGCGGTACGGCGCGCTTTGTCAACAACGCCGAGATCGACGTGTCGGACCGCACGGTACCCAGCATCACGATGGGCTCGATCGAAGGCTCGGGCACCATCTATCTCGGCTCGACCAACCTGGAGGTCGGCGGCAACAATCTCTCGACCACCTATGCCGGCGTGTTGCGCGATGGCGGCAGCGGCGAGGGTGACGGCGGCTCGCTGACCAAGGTCGGGACGGGCACGCTCGTTCTGACCGGTGCGAGCACCTATACCGGCGCGACCCTCGTTGCCGGCGGCGTGCTGGACGTCGAGGGATCGTTGAACGGGACGTCCGCCGTGACGGTGCAGACCGGCACCGTGCTGATGGGCGCGGGCAGGATCGGAACGTCGACGGTGTCGATCGACAGCGGCGGCACGCTGGCGCCCGGCAATGGCAGCGCCGGAACGGTGCTGACGATCGCAGGCAGTCTCGCCTTCGCGTCCGGCGCGTTCTACCTGGTGCAGGTGAACCCGTCGGTGGCGGCGTCCACGACAGTCACGGGAATGGCAGACCTCGGCGGCGCCACCGTGCAGGCCGTGTTCGCTCCCGGCAGCTATGTCGCGAAGACGTATACGATCCTCAGTGCGGCCGGCGGGGTCTCCGGGACGTTTGCATCCAGCATCGTCAACACGGGGCTGCCGTCGAACGTCCACAACTCGCTGAGCTATGATTCCAACAACGTCTATCTCAACCTCGCGCTCGATTTCGGAATTGCACCGAACCTCAACATCAACCAGCGCAACGTCGGCAACGGGCTGACGAACTCGTTCAACCGGAATGGCGGCATTCCGGGCGTCTACGCTGCATTGTCCGCCGGCGGATTGACGCTGGCCTCCGGCGAGCTTGCGACGCGCGTGCAGCAGACGACGTTCGAAGCGATGGGCCAGTTCGTCGGCCTGCTCGCCGCGTCCGGCGTCGTCGGCGCGCCAGACTGCGCCGCGCCCGAGCCGCGCCGCAAACCGCGGCCGTGCCCTGCGCCCGCGCGCTGGAACGTGTGGGCGTCCGGCTTCGGCGGGGCACAGGACAGCAATGGACATGCCGGGCTCGGATCGCACGATGCGACGAGCCGTGTGTTTGGGACCGCCGTCGGGGCCGATTACCGGCTCTCGGCAAATACGCTAGCCGGCTTTGCGCTGGCCGGCGGCGGGACCAATTTCAGCGTGACCGGCCTCGGCAGCGGGCGCTCCGACCTGTTCCAGGCCGGCGCCTATCTGCGGCACGTCGATGGGCCAGCCTATCTCTCCACGGCGCTGGCCTATGGCTGGCAGGCCGTCACCACCGATCGCATCGTGACCATTGCCGGCGCGGATCGCCTGCGCGCCGGGTTCAACGCAAACGCGTGGTCGGGCCGTGTCGAGGGCGGCTATCGTTTCGCTCCGCCATGGATGAATACCGGCATCACGCCTTACGCAGCGGGACAGTTCACCACCATCGCCTTGCCGGCCTATGCGGAGTCCGTGCTGTCGGGCAGCGGCGCGTTCGCGCTGTCGTATGATGCGAAAAGCGTGACGGATCCTCGCACCGAGCTCGGCATCCGCACCGACCGGGTTCTTGGCCTGAGTGACGGCGGTCTCACGCTGCGCGGACGGCTGGCGTGGGGGCACGATTTCAATCCGAACCGGACGATCGCCGCGACCTTCAGGGCGCTGCCTGACGCGAGCTTCGTCGTCAAAGGGGCCGCGCAGGCCCCGGACTCCGCGCTTCTGACGGCCGCGATCGAACGGACGTGGAAAACCGGCTGGTCGGCCCTGGCGGCTTTCGAGGGCGAGCTCTCGAATGTGACGCGCTCCTACACGGGGAAGGGCGTCGTTCGTTATGCGTGGTAA
- a CDS encoding helix-turn-helix domain-containing protein, with protein MTDDRTTTGPNQASGLMGDAAPVSSLLPTFGFAADQMETSANVAAWREAVATLFDVDELAAGETGPFRADISSFAMGPVLIGLSRASGQRFRRTPETIARSGVDHLILQLYLKGGYDGIAGDRPVRVRAGDICLFDLAQTLETRATAFENVTLVVPRPMFGTHLLRVDDLHGLVLPGSGVIAKLLAGHLTALLEFAPRMTLNECQSVVEGTVSLLAACLRNELERIEVDDDHSAAASPSVMRIRQYIEAGLGSDELSAISIAAHFGLSRASLYRLFAPVGGIADYIRSRRLHRAFFDLANSDARSLRISEVARRWQLGTDAHFTRSFKAAYGITPRAAREAALLGVHRGTGGANGATISRWMREIAPPRAAD; from the coding sequence ATGACCGACGACCGCACCACGACAGGTCCGAACCAAGCCTCCGGACTGATGGGCGATGCTGCCCCGGTCTCATCCCTGCTGCCGACATTCGGCTTCGCCGCCGATCAAATGGAGACAAGCGCGAATGTGGCGGCCTGGCGGGAGGCGGTCGCAACCCTGTTCGACGTCGACGAGCTCGCGGCCGGCGAAACGGGCCCGTTCCGCGCCGACATCAGTTCCTTTGCCATGGGACCTGTTCTGATCGGTCTGAGCCGGGCGAGTGGCCAGCGCTTCCGCCGAACGCCGGAAACGATTGCGCGCAGCGGCGTCGACCACCTCATCCTCCAGCTCTATCTGAAGGGCGGCTATGACGGTATCGCGGGCGACCGGCCGGTCCGGGTACGCGCCGGCGACATCTGCCTGTTCGACCTTGCCCAGACGCTCGAGACCCGAGCGACGGCATTCGAGAACGTCACACTGGTCGTGCCGCGTCCGATGTTCGGCACCCATTTGTTGCGGGTGGACGACCTGCATGGCCTCGTCCTGCCGGGCAGTGGCGTGATCGCCAAGCTCCTTGCGGGACATCTCACCGCCCTGCTCGAATTTGCGCCGCGCATGACCCTCAACGAATGCCAGTCGGTGGTCGAGGGCACGGTCTCGCTGCTTGCCGCCTGCCTGCGCAACGAGCTCGAGCGCATCGAGGTTGACGACGACCATTCGGCTGCCGCCAGCCCGTCCGTGATGCGGATCCGTCAATACATCGAGGCCGGCCTCGGCAGCGACGAGCTGTCAGCCATTTCGATCGCTGCCCATTTCGGCCTGTCCCGCGCCTCGCTGTACCGGCTGTTCGCGCCCGTCGGCGGCATCGCCGACTACATCCGCAGCCGCAGGCTGCACCGCGCCTTCTTCGACCTCGCCAATTCGGACGCACGCAGCCTGAGGATCAGCGAGGTGGCGCGGCGCTGGCAGCTCGGCACCGACGCGCATTTCACGCGCTCCTTCAAGGCAGCCTATGGCATCACGCCCCGCGCGGCGCGCGAGGCGGCGTTGCTGGGCGTGCATCGCGGCACGGGTGGAGCGAACGGCGCGACGATTTCCCGCTGGATGCGCGAGATCGCGCCCCCGCGCGCGGCGGACTGA
- a CDS encoding outer membrane protein → MIHSKRRTARALAVLGAAQVVASAVTAAHAADLPVKARPIATPVANWTQFYVGGGLGFDFATGRSRLTQAGGGPDLFNLDGLQGADLGLSAFAGFDVQVAPRVVVGGFVDYDWSRQRTTASASSPFLFGQSLSAALPSLDQGWTIGGRAGFLVTPDILLYGLAGYSEMRINNWNLNYVIFGGPSFTVQEPALTSHGYTVGAGAEYRLASNVSLRGEYRYVALGQQTTVDPLGAVWTTDLSQHVVRIGAAYRFGQFSGPASASAAPALKPTWTGVYVGAGIGGDVITPHVAGSFGGVLDVNASGLGGADVGGTFTIGYDRLIAPKWVVGAFGLLDAGTNGGARVNASGAGVEISSDLAAVKWGWTVGGRVGYLVAPETMVYLLGGYSGTTAQSISYNFIGLRGTAPTREYHGATFGGGFERFFTDSISARAEYRVTHLGTRDDLASDFMTSLSAGGTVHTLRGVLAYHLPAP, encoded by the coding sequence TTGATTCATTCGAAGCGACGGACGGCGCGTGCGCTGGCAGTTCTGGGGGCGGCGCAGGTTGTCGCCTCTGCTGTAACGGCGGCGCATGCAGCCGACTTGCCGGTGAAGGCGCGGCCGATCGCTACGCCCGTGGCGAACTGGACCCAATTCTATGTCGGCGGTGGCCTCGGCTTCGACTTTGCGACGGGCCGCTCAAGGCTGACGCAGGCCGGTGGCGGCCCTGACCTGTTCAATCTCGACGGCTTGCAGGGCGCCGATCTCGGTCTGTCGGCTTTCGCCGGCTTCGATGTCCAGGTCGCGCCGCGCGTCGTGGTCGGCGGCTTCGTCGATTACGACTGGTCGCGTCAGCGCACGACGGCTAGTGCGTCGAGTCCCTTCCTCTTCGGGCAGAGCCTGAGTGCTGCGCTGCCGTCGCTGGATCAGGGCTGGACCATCGGCGGCCGGGCCGGATTTCTGGTGACACCCGATATCCTGCTTTATGGCCTTGCCGGCTACAGCGAGATGCGGATCAACAACTGGAACCTGAACTACGTAATTTTCGGGGGCCCCTCGTTCACGGTGCAGGAACCCGCGCTGACCTCGCACGGCTATACCGTGGGCGCCGGTGCGGAATATCGCCTTGCCAGCAACGTCTCGCTGCGCGGTGAATACCGCTACGTCGCGCTTGGCCAGCAGACGACGGTCGATCCGCTCGGCGCGGTCTGGACCACCGACCTGTCCCAGCATGTGGTCAGGATCGGCGCGGCCTATCGCTTCGGCCAGTTCAGCGGGCCTGCGTCCGCTTCAGCGGCGCCCGCGCTGAAGCCGACCTGGACAGGCGTCTATGTCGGCGCGGGCATCGGCGGCGATGTCATCACGCCCCATGTCGCTGGCTCGTTCGGTGGCGTGCTTGATGTCAATGCGTCCGGTCTCGGTGGCGCCGATGTCGGCGGCACCTTCACGATCGGCTACGATCGCCTGATCGCGCCGAAATGGGTCGTCGGCGCATTCGGGCTGCTTGATGCCGGGACCAACGGCGGCGCCAGAGTCAACGCGTCTGGAGCAGGTGTCGAGATTTCGTCGGATCTGGCCGCTGTGAAGTGGGGATGGACCGTTGGCGGACGCGTCGGTTATCTCGTGGCGCCGGAGACGATGGTCTATCTGCTCGGTGGCTACAGCGGAACGACTGCGCAGTCGATCTCGTATAATTTCATCGGACTTCGCGGCACCGCGCCGACGCGGGAATATCACGGCGCGACCTTCGGCGGCGGCTTCGAGCGCTTCTTCACCGACAGCATCTCCGCGCGCGCCGAATACCGCGTCACCCATCTCGGGACGCGAGACGATCTGGCGTCCGATTTCATGACCAGCCTGAGCGCCGGCGGCACGGTGCACACGTTGCGCGGCGTGCTGGCCTATCACCTTCCGGCGCCGTAG
- a CDS encoding DoxX family protein, with the protein MPAFVTFGRILFAVLFIYTGATKLFAIQATADFIATKVVVPDIVAPYAQQIETATAMNTPQLLAIAVGGLEIIAGLMIALNFGARFFALLMIVYVAVATVLFSDFWNQTPPDNAKVLVDALKNLSIIGALFMIMGFGRATRSAETAYGDV; encoded by the coding sequence ATGCCAGCGTTCGTGACTTTCGGGCGAATCCTGTTCGCCGTGCTGTTCATCTACACGGGCGCGACCAAGCTCTTTGCCATCCAGGCGACCGCCGATTTCATCGCCACCAAGGTCGTGGTGCCTGACATCGTTGCGCCTTACGCCCAGCAGATCGAGACGGCGACCGCCATGAACACGCCGCAACTGCTGGCGATCGCGGTCGGCGGGCTCGAGATCATCGCGGGGCTGATGATCGCGCTGAACTTCGGCGCGCGATTCTTCGCGTTGCTGATGATCGTTTACGTCGCGGTCGCAACCGTGCTGTTCTCCGATTTCTGGAACCAGACGCCTCCCGACAATGCCAAGGTGCTGGTCGACGCGCTCAAGAACCTCTCGATCATCGGTGCGCTGTTCATGATCATGGGGTTCGGCCGCGCCACGCGCTCGGCCGAGACGGCCTACGGCGACGTCTAG